CGTCAAAACCCTTCTTTATAAACGTAGCTGTCATGCCCATGCCACTGGGATGAAATTTCTGTATAAGTCAATTCAGGTCGCATTAATACCATAACATCTAAATCTACAAGGCACCAGTAACACAGGTGATAGACTTATAGTCCCACTAAAGCATGAAGTGAACACCCTTCCAGTAAAAGACGTGTCAAAGCAAGAAATAACAACACATTCAATTCACAGGTGATATTGATTTCCAGAATTTCAGAATTTATTATCTATTAAGTTGAAAATGCTCAGGTCAGAAATAATACTGATGAATGAAGTAATAAACCAACTAGAGACGCAAGACAAATGCAATCTTTTGCAGAAGAATATGAAAGCTAGCAAGGTATCTGAATGTTCTTTCCAAAAGCAAATATCAAACTGAGAGACCTAGATATTTAAAGCCAAAATCATATGGTGAGGTAGATAACCAGTATTATCTTTTTCACATACCAAAAGTGCTGTGACATTCTTCCTTGGTCGGCTTCTTCGAATCCGATAAACACATGGAACTTGAATCCCAAATCCTCCAAGGGAATCCAACCTTGTGATAACAGTTCTCCCTTCCAAGGACACATTTCTAGCAGGCCTAGCATGAGCTTTTGAAGGCAGGGGTCTAAACCCAATGTTTTTAGTTGAAGCAATTGACCTGCCACTGTACTCTTTGGACTCTGCTTCAGAAAGTTCTTCAATATACCGCTTTGTTGGCTTCCGAACTCTCTTTGCAGCTCTCTGATCTGCAGCAAGATCTTCACTTGCAAAATTGTTTTCCACAACATTATTTCCCAGTCTCACCTCCGAAGTAGTTTGATGTTCATCAATTTGACTGCTAAGGTTATTGAGCAAGTCCTCATTGTATTCAACTGCAACTGCCAGGTGTTCTTTTCCAGCACCAAGATTCACATTGTTAAAACCATCTTCATTATCCTTTTTCACCAATTTGTTGTCTTTAATTACAAAAGTTGTAGTAGAAACATCACAGGAATTGGTCAATCCCATAGCAATCCTCCTTTTAAGCCACAGCTTGTCCTTAACAGTAGTGTCTCGCCCAAATGTTGCCTTAAAAACCTCATGAAGTTCTTTAATTGATAAATTATCCAAGCATATTTCGCCCTTCAACTTGGAAAAATCAGGTTTTGAACTAATACAACCTGTAGAAGTTGATGATCCACCTTCTAGCGGCCCATCTAGAGGCTTTAAGCACACCCCAACTCTCCTAGATTGAGTAACATGATCATCACTCGAGCTTTTAGCACCAGAAGGAACAGTTTCCTGCAAAGGAATTTGAGATTGGAGCTTCTCATCAATACTGGGCAATTTATTATGCAGTTCAGAACAGTGGCTGTCTACATTCACATAAGCAGAAGAATTATCAGGAGGTAGACATGCTAAGCAGAGCCTGCTTGGTAAGGTGCAAAGAAAATTGAAAACATGAAAAATTGGAGGATGGGAAAAGTAGACAGAAAATATATGTTTTCTTCCCATTGGTATAATTGGTAGGAAATCTGGAAgaattgaaagaaagaaaaaaattatttcaattcattgcTTGGTAGAGttgaaaatgagagaaaaaaaaattctaaaaaatgcTTAATCTAGTAAATATGCACACTTAACTTACATCTCTCTCATATTCTCTCAGCTTATCATTCCAATTTGGAATGATTTGTTTTTATGCATTATAATGGAAAATAGTACCTTTATTCTTTTGTACCACTCAAATTTTTATTGTCTTTCCACTTTTCCACCCCTTTTTCATCCTTTCACTTTTCTACTCAACCACAAGCGCACTTAATGTTTGGCTTTGCGCAAACCTTCTTCAATGCGCCATACAATATGATACGGCCAAGGAGGATTCAAGATTATTAATAGTTCAATTAATGCTAAAACAACTCACTTCAAATCAACCACATGCTTGAACATGTACAAGTAGGGGGGGGGGGGTAACATTGAAAGATCAAATACAGTGAGAAAAAAGAAAGAACCTAAAAACTATAGTATAAAATAGTATATATCAACAATCCACTcaaccccccccccaaaaaaaaaaagggaaagaaagaagaTAACACTGTTCTCTAAGTAAGGACTGTTAACCCCTTCTTATTAGCTAGCATGTAGTTGATGAAATCATTACCCGTTTTAAATATTGAAAAAGATACTCATGTAGACATGagtacataaaaaaaaaatctttatcCCCTATGTCAGATTATttgaattaaaaattacaaagaaaaaacTAGAAGTAgctttcatttcttcttcttaaaAAAAGGGAGGAGAGAGAATAAGTCATGAGAATGATAAGAACAAAAAAGAATGTACGGATGTACAATGTTCAAGGCTGAGTAGCTGTTAGAATATGTAGCAGTTTAACAACTAGACAATTGTTCTCACAAGACAGAAGTTCTTCGAATTCCAAGGAGATAGTTTCCCCTAAAATTGGAGTATAAATGCCAAAAATTAAGGATTAAGGCCCTCCTAAAGCATCAAAATCCATTAGTAGATTATAACATATTCTCCCGGCTCAAAGTAAAAAATAAAGCTTTGACAAAGTGATCTTCAAGAGAAAAAACAGAGACTAAGCACTAAGCAACGTTTACATGCAACTATGATAAGCATCTCCATTAATCCATTTAAAGAGAGTTAAGAATCCAAGCACAGAAAAAATTGGGAATACCTCAAGGTATGCACTTAACTTTTCGGTATCAGCTTCTGTGTTCTCAGATTGTGACAAACCTGGCAAATATTAATCATTCAGAAGATTAAAATATCTAAGATTATCACAACAAAATTGAAGACGCACCATGGAGGCCCTTGTACTACAAGTCAGATTGCTTTTGGCcccctctactcaaaaaatgggaAAATCGGTCCTTGCACGTTAGATCAAAAAGCCAACTAGTCCTTCAGCTAAGAATTTCTCCACTTTTTTTGTTAAAAACTGGTCTCTCTATGCCAACATGAGGTACACATGGCACGCTACATGTAACTGTTTGGTTGTTTCTTCAGCCACAccagtttttaacaatagaaatgaataaaatttttaatagaaagggTTAGTTAGCTTTTTTATCTAACGTACAGGAACTAATTTGTCCAGTTTCTTAGTAAAGGaagcaaaatgcaatctgactcctaGTACAGGGGCCTCTATGGTGCTTTTACCCAACAAAATTACATGCAAATGTTAATCCTGAGAGCATAAAAGCTGACACAGCAAGACTGGAAGTAATGTCAGCAATAAACAATTTGAAGAAAGCTACCCACTGCGACTTCAAATTCAAAGCTAGAATTTCAAGTTAGCCTTTTCTTATACTGCATTGCTTGTATTTTCATTCTTGAATGATGGTTTTAAGAATCTACTTCTCAGTACTGGTTTAGCCAATTCCATGGGCTTTGCTACATCCAGGGAGATTTCTCTTGTACAAGTCTATACCTACTTGACATTTGGCATTTTTTAATCTAatcatttatgtatatataagGGAAAGATGTAAGTTGCATGCTTAATAGAAATGAAAATTCTATGAAACAGAACAGAAATACACAAAACGCATGCAACAAGAAATCAGCCCACGCCATCAGTGCAGACTAAAATTGTTCATGATGTAGGGCTAAGGAAAGCATACCTTCTGAGCTTTCTAGTTGAGGCATGCCAGAGGGTGACACTTCATTAGAATTGCACCCTAAAGCCTGCCCAGTGTCTGCTACAATATGGGTCTCACGCTTCTCATTTTCAAGCAAACCCTCAACCTCCATGAGTTCATCATCTGTCGCAGGCACTAATCTTCCATTCCCATCAACCTGTatgaaataaatttcaatttcagATTGCAAATAAGAATAAATCAAACCTGAAGGTaggaacttaatttttttttttttttgttgatcaTCACAACTCATGAACTATActttcaataaaataaaaacttgaaTATTTCAATACTTTAGCAGAACTCAAGAAACCTGTGTGTTTCTCGAGTAAAGCCTACTAGCTGTGAGATATTTTCAAAAACCAACAGAAGGGTTACAagtgttattttatttttcaaaatgagATATATCCCTTTCATTCAGATATGTAAAAGCATCATTCCTTTTAATCTTTTATAATAGACTTGCTAACCAAGAACACTTCAAAAATAAGATTCAAGCTAATAGAATAACATAAAGTTAACTGAGATTAATTAGCTTTAACTAAGCAAAAGCTCAAACATGGTATCTCCCTTTTAAAAACCTATTGTTCCAATACTGATTGTAAATATCGTATTGCCTCCCAACTAATATTTTGACATGACCACATCATGTCATCAAAACCCAACCTGCACTCAAGACCATACTGACCTTCCCATTTTGTTTTCTAAATGAATAAATGGTAGTTACTCACCAAATTCATTTGCCTTTCACAAACCAGTAACTAGCTAATTTGGCCCCAAAAATTGCTGATATATAAAGGACCAATAATCAATGACTGGTAGTGTAGAAAACACAATACAACACTTCTAATATATTTTATTtgacacaatcaaataactttcTTATTGATTTTTTACATTAATGTAACTCAGATATCAAACTAAAGCAAATCCAAGTCAACATTCTTGGTTCTTGCATGCCTACACGGGAAAATGGGAAGAAGGCACAAGTTATTTGTATATcagtggggggggggggggggaagatTAGCTGAAAGAGGTACCCGGACGAGCTTGTAAACAACTGGATCAGTAACATTCTTTGGTGAAGATAAAACAAAGTTACTTGTCTCAAGGCCAGTCTCTTCAAATTTCCCTTCATCACTCCCCTCAACTTCAACCACTTTTTCCATGGAAAATCCAAGACATGCAGCTTAAAAACAAAAACTGGaaaccaaaaccaaaaaaaaGGCCAAATGAATAGATTCATCAATTTTCATTGATATTTCAAAATGAAATTTTCATTTATGGacggaagaaaaaaaaaacacagcaAACAGAAGTCAAATCTTGCACTTGCAATATGGATATAATTTATTAGGTCACTTGAACTTGCTCAACAGTCAAATAACCTGCTTTCTTGAATTGATTACCAAATTCACCGAAAACAGTCCAAATTTTAACACAGCGTACAATATAAATACTAATCCACACACAGACACAAAAATAAAACCTATATTTCAAAGTAAACAAAAACGTGATAAAACAAGCTAATACATTAAAATTTCCACTTAAAAATATACAAAACAGCTCTTTTAATGTACCAAAATCCccaattcaataaattgaaaCCCTAACTCTCAAATTCTAACAACCTAAAGTAAAATATGCACGTTCTCTATCTAATTATATTTCCATACAAATaaacaagaaaaaagaaagaaagaacacATAAAAACCTCACAGTTTtctataatttatcaaataaattgCATTTTAACTACACATAAAGAggaggaaaaattaaattttaaagaaaaaaattaaggaGTTTGTCACCATAGGACTGTGATTGCTGACCGAGTTGACTCAGCCCCCCTCCAAACGACAAACAAGAAAAGGACTGAACGTGGCAAATTTGTAGCGAGTTAGATGCGTTACAACTGAGTTGATAAAGCGAGTTAACGAATGAAAGAGAGAAACTTCGAGAATAAGGTAAAGGATTTTTCTTTTTTAGTGAGAATTTTTtgcgttttttttttttcttttccttttagcGAGCGCTTTGGGCGAGTGAATGCGAGTTTCCTTTTTGTCACGCTTTTTCAGTACGCTGAGTTTACTGTCATACAGTTCCGGATTTGAAATGTTcttaatgtgtaattttataaAATGGCGTAGAGTCCGGGATAATTTTTCGGGAAAGTCTTTTTGTCTTTTTGCGTACGGTTTACAGAATACTTTCTCTTAGGTtcgctttctctttttcttttctatcCGGTCTGAACGagataaatttaattttgaatttttggatTGATTTAATTTAGTGAACTACAATTAATGTTATAATTTGCTAATAAGTTGTATTTTAGTCTATTTTGAAATGTttcaaaattattcaaaaaaattatttaaattattaagttattaaaattattgtTATATAAATTTTTCTATTCATCTTGTCTACATAAATAAAAAGTTATTATTATCTTTCTCTtctacaatttaaatttttttcataaaagaaCTTTAAATGTCATAAATTTATGAACTAAAATCTAAATAATTTTCTTCTTTGATCTCCAACACTAATCATTAGGTCAACTTAAATTTAAGGTATATTATTTCACTCATCGATATGTATTAACCTACTATACCAGATATCGAATTGTCAATTGAAGCTCTCtaaccaatttaaaaaaaaaaaattaacgatctagttatttaaataaaaactttcaaatatgtcaataacttaaatgaaaacttttgagtaatttagtgatcattttataacttttaaagtttaatgactaaattgtaaatttataGTGGCTGTAAGTACAATTTACCCAATTAATTTTAGGTTGAAATCAGTTTTGGGTTAAAGTTATTTTTACTTTAATCATTTTCGATTCTAAGTCATTAAGAATTGGTACTCAAAATTTTAGATTCtttggattatatatatatatatatatatatataacgacTCAATTTCTTTGGATTATACAATGAGTTAGCCTAAATTGCTTTGGTAATGTAATATGATATCACACATTTAGATCTAGCAATTGAGTCGAATGttacaatattatttaaaatCAATAATTGAATTATGTAAATACTCTATTTTAGATTCAAGTGAATCAAGTTTCTTATTTAAGGTTCATTTGGAAGGACAGtgagattaaaaataataatagcgACGAGATTAAATATTATAGCAATAAAGTTAAAACTTGTGATGGAACATATATATTTAGATGCAAATGTAGCAGTAGCAATGAGGttaatagtagtaaaaatataaaatgacctttaaagatatcaaattaaaaattttaggataaattacttaattaatcacccaatttttaaacattttcattttaataacttaaataaaaatatttacaatttaatcactaCCATTACAATAATTAAACATTTTAATCACTCAATTATTAACTTGGTAATAATTTTGAATGCAACGTTCCACATCATGTCCACAAAAGCAATAATTTTACAAGTAAAAAATTCGGTTGAATATAATGAAAAACTAGTGGCTTTGGGTTTTTAACCCTAAACCAATGAAACCAAAGAGTGACTATTACTTTGGATAGTCAATCGAAAGAAAATAATTTACAGTACTTAATCTTATTACCACTATTATTTTTACTCTAATCGCAGTTAAATGTACAATTCATTTAAACTTAtccttaatttagaaaaattagagAGTCCAAATTAAAGATGTTACCACTAGAATCTCCTCAAAACTctattaattttcaaaatataagcaactatatattttatcattctattaaaattctaaatataaataacttaatatattttAACAGTCTACTGTATTATAAATTTGGAAAACTAAAGTTTTGGAATCTAAACTCAatccatattttaaataaatatttttattcaaatttattttttaagaatAATGTTTTTCCCCATCTTTTAATATCGGATTTTAAACAAATCTTTCAACTTCGAGTGAATAATCAGATTTTAAACAAATGTAaccataaattgaaaaaaaaattggccaaaaatcataaattgagatttaatttcaaaataaaataacaaatatcaATCAAGATAAAAGTGGaataaaaaatatcatttaatCAAAATGTTGATGTACAGTACAGCTAGCCCATTCAAGAGATGTCCATCCCTCAAATCAGTCAAGCTCCAAAAAGTTTGTTCGGGCTTAAAAGCCCATATTCTTTTCAATAAAATCTAAAATTCTGCTATTTCTTTTAATATGCATTACCTTACCATtttagtttatatattttaatttaatatttttgtttttatatttttaaaattttaaaacttaagtCATGATTAAAATCTAGTTGCTTGATATTAAATTTCGTTGTTtccatactttttttttttatgcgaaaaacatattattattttgaataattttattataagttaTGATTATATCTGTTTATTTTTACATAATATTTAGAATTATCAATATCTCTTCTTCAACTcgtaaataggaggataatgtgcttTAACGCACTTGAACTCACATCCTTctacattgacaacaatacccatattttaaaatatacaatGTCATGTCAACTTGCTACTTTTGCATAATATTTACAAAAAGGCcacattattttatttaatggATTTAAAAGGTTTTCATACTAATTaggattaaaatttcaaaattaaaaaatataaagatgATCAAAGTGAAAATAGAGACTAAATCCGTAATTTATAAGACTAATAGTAGAATTTGGCCTAATggattttattgttattgtttagttcaagactaaaattttaaaattcaaaagtatagggactaaaattattaattatttaattaaaagtaCATAATTAAAATTGACCAAATTAGAATATAAGGATTAAATCCACAATTTACCGTGACAGGACTAATAGCAAAAGTTaatattgataaaataataaatatttaaaaaggattttatagtaaattttatgtattataattaaatttaaatatttaaatatttaattctaAAATTGGAGTTCGATATTTGATTTCAATTTGATCAAACATCTATTTTTAAACTTGAGCTCAAGTTTGATTAAATTCGTCTATCAATTTTCGTACTCAAGTACTTGATTCAATAATTAAGACTTGGGTTAATAATAGGCGTAATGCCAAAAATAGCTCCTAATGTTTGATTGTTTGGTCACTTTAGccatttatcttttttttttggagCACTTTAACCcctaacatttatttatttattttgtcaatttggtctatttttaatagaCATGTTGATGTGGTTGTTAAATGTTTAACAGCGCTGATgtggaaattttattttattccaccTCGACGCCAACGTATTCCacatgtaattaaaataaaaaataattcaaaaaaacttttattcattaaaaaaataattaaaaacatcaaaCGTTAAACACGCAAAAACTGAATTGTTTCAGAAATGAGAAGGCCGATCCTAAAAAAATAAACACTTGAATCAGAAAATCTAAAAAAAGAGAGAGCGAATATTGAACCCTAACTCGAGAAAGTAAAAAAGTTGTGCAAAAGAAGATTACCCAAAGCCTGTTGCAGAATTGCATTTTAATTTTCGATGATATTTATGTAGGCTTTCTATTTTGGGTATGTTTCTGAAAATTTTTACATTGAAAACATTATACATGTTATTTCAATTttagtttagggttttagagtgGGTGGTCTTGTATagccaaccaaattttaaaatttgggctATTTAGCCCTAATCCCTCTCATATTTTGTCCCTTATTCTAATAGCTCCTATTTCAATTAAAACTATTAATTTACACAtttgacctctaatttaaaaactattccaatttaatccctagtAATATTTACTTATTAACACGGtttttattaagtaattaattaattaattatttttatttatttatttattttatttttaatttctactaCACTAATCTCGATATCTCACTTGAGCCCACGATTTAAATTACTCGATTCTACTAACCTGACTTTTAGGGTGTGGCAGTATATGTAACAAACTAATGTAGTATACAATTATTGCTATAGGCAACGATGTGGGTTTAGGGTCATTTTGTTA
The Gossypium arboreum isolate Shixiya-1 chromosome 10, ASM2569848v2, whole genome shotgun sequence genome window above contains:
- the LOC108489264 gene encoding uncharacterized protein LOC108489264, which produces MEKVVEVEGSDEGKFEETGLETSNFVLSSPKNVTDPVVYKLVRVDGNGRLVPATDDELMEVEGLLENEKRETHIVADTGQALGCNSNEVSPSGMPQLESSEGLSQSENTEADTEKLSAYLEETVPSGAKSSSDDHVTQSRRVGVCLKPLDGPLEGGSSTSTGCISSKPDFSKLKGEICLDNLSIKELHEVFKATFGRDTTVKDKLWLKRRIAMGLTNSCDVSTTTFVIKDNKLVKKDNEDGFNNVNLGAGKEHLAVAVEYNEDLLNNLSSQIDEHQTTSEVRLGNNVVENNFASEDLAADQRAAKRVRKPTKRYIEELSEAESKEYSGRSIASTKNIGFRPLPSKAHARPARNVSLEGRTVITRLDSLGGFGIQVPCVYRIRRSRPRKNVTALLKFHPSGMGMTATFIKKGFDVHGSQMDNGSMNKVLEAKSTPEQAPEQFVAESKKETTPTDMGQNMGLKYVDPSGDTSDDNVVTVPTAKGGIRRKHHRAWTLSEVMKLVEGVSKYGAGRWSEIKRLAFASYSYRTSVDLKDKWRNLLKASFAQTPTDKGANSRKHPSMPIPAPILLRVRELAEMQAQASLPNLSTGKLSACGGRSVNETRPGYL